In one Streptomyces sp. NBC_01241 genomic region, the following are encoded:
- a CDS encoding PadR family transcriptional regulator: MSTRHVLLGLLAGGPSHGYDLKRRYDERFPQARPLAYGQVYMTLQRLVRDGLAAIEGTDSDGGPERTLYRSTDEGSRELVTWTAEITPPALFVTNEIFAKVVVSILVAAAADSDRTSDAAAYLQAQRTAHMARMRELTALKTVPGTDLSTVLSADYAIAHLDADVRWMTTTASRLTTLTAEVDTA, encoded by the coding sequence ATGAGCACCCGCCATGTCCTTCTGGGACTGCTCGCCGGAGGTCCCAGCCACGGCTACGACCTCAAGCGGCGGTACGACGAACGCTTCCCGCAGGCTCGCCCGCTGGCCTACGGGCAGGTCTATATGACCCTGCAGCGCCTGGTGCGTGACGGTCTGGCCGCCATCGAGGGCACCGATTCCGACGGCGGACCCGAGCGCACCCTCTACCGCTCCACGGATGAGGGATCGCGCGAACTCGTCACGTGGACCGCGGAGATCACCCCGCCGGCCCTTTTCGTGACGAACGAGATATTCGCCAAGGTCGTGGTCTCGATCCTCGTAGCTGCGGCCGCCGACAGCGACCGTACCTCCGACGCGGCCGCGTATCTCCAAGCCCAGCGCACTGCCCATATGGCACGCATGCGCGAACTGACCGCACTGAAGACCGTGCCGGGCACCGATCTCAGCACGGTGCTCTCCGCCGACTACGCCATCGCCCATCTGGACGCCGACGTGCGGTGGATGACCACCACGGCGAGCCGACTCACCACCCTGACCGCGGAGGTCGACACAGCATGA